ATCGGGCGCCCAGTCCGCCTGCAAGGAGGCAGGTGTGTTGGCGTAACGCCAAGTGAACGTTGCTTGCGGCGGGCTGCTGAGGTTCTCCTGGGTAATCTTCGGCTCAGTGCCCGTGAGGGCCACGGGCAAATAGCCCAGTTCCGCCAGCCGCTCATTCAGGGCGAGCACAGCCGGCCCCGAATCTCCCAACGTCAAGGTCGGAAAATGGAAGGATGGTTTGTTCGCATCTGCCTTACCGGTTGATTTCGCCGAGCCGGTTCCGCTCCCGGTCTGTCCGCCAGCCGCCGCGACACCCTTCTCGCTGACCGTCGTCGCATTCACGCCAGGGGTGCTGGCCGCTCCGCTGGTCCGCCCAGCCCCCCCAAATAAGGAACCACACCCTGTGATTGCCGCACACGCGGTGAGAATCAGCCCGGCCGTCCAAGCTCGCTGTTGCTTCATCTTCATGCCACCCGTCCCGATCTCCGCGTCCGTCTGCAGAGATATGTTGTTCTACCAAATTTTACACAAGTTTTAAGAGACGCGACAGACAGAAAGCGACCCGTTTGTGAATTTGTTTCGCACGCGTTGTTTCTCGCGTTGGATGGTTCGTCCGCCCCATATTCATCCAAACATACGCGCGTCAACAAATTCTATTCATCAAGACGATTCAACCGCTTGTCCAGTTTCAGGATTCCGCCGACCATTTTTTCAACATCCTTCGCGCTGGGCCCGGTCGCCGGCCCCCGGCGCGTCACCGCCAGGGCGGCAGATGCATTCGCCCACACCGCCGCCTCGGTGGGCGTTTTGCCGCAGACGAGCGCTGCCAGGAACGCGCCGGTATGCGCGTCCCCGGCGCCGTTGGTATCGACGGCATGGACGGCGAACCCATCGATACGGTTTGGAGGTCCGCCGGCTGCCACGACCACACACCCGTTCGCGCCATCGCGCACGATGATGTTCCCGCGCGTGGTCCTTGCCGCCAGAAGAGCCGCGGCCGCTTCCGGCTGCCGCACTCCTGTCAGCAGACCAGCCTCACGGGCGCTGCAGGTCACCCAATCGGCCCGGTGCAGCACGCTTTCCAGGGCCTGTGCGGGCATCTCCTGGACGAGCGGCCCAGGGTCAAACACCACCTGCACCGCCGCGGGCAGCGTCGGGATCCACCCACCAATCGCCGCGCAGTTGCTCGGATACAGGAGGCTGTAGCCGGATACGTACACCCAGTCCCCGGGCCTGACCGCAAGCGCCGCCAGGTGTCGAGGCCGGAGGGTGGCTTCCGCGCCGGGCGTCGTCACAAAGGTCCGTTCGCCCGCTGCGTCCACCATGCACACCACAAAGCCCGTGTCGCGCCCCGGTTCAGGCGGTGATACGGCCGGGATGCCTTCCGCCGCCAGCGCCTGCTTCGCCAAATCCGCAAACGGCCCGGTCCCGAGCACACCCCCGTACACCGCCGGCAGCCCTTGGCGCACAGCCGCCGCCATGACATTGAAGCCCCCGCCCGCCGACATCAGGCTGCCTGTCGCCAGCACGTCGCCGCCCGTCTGCGGGAGCTGCGGAATGTTCAGCACGAGGTCGATCACGACGTTCCCCACATGTACCAGCCTTGGCGCGGTCAAACTCATGGCGCTCCCCTCCGGTCTGCGTCTGCCGCCGCCTCTGCATCGAACGCGCCGCGCAGCGCGAGCAGCGCGTCGACCAGCGGTTCCAGACGCAGGTGGTTGACTTCCGTCACGATGCGCCGCGCTTCCGCCGGAAAGGCCCGGTACCCCAGACACGCGCCAGCCACCGCGCCTGCCATGGCCGCGATGGTGTCGCAGTCGCCCCCGACCGACGCGGCCAGGCGGCAAGCTTGCCAAGGGTCGTCCGGATGAACCGCCAGCACAGCAAATGCGGCGGGCACAGACTCCTGGGTGGCGAGGCTGGTGCCAATCAACGACTCGATCAGCGCGGCCGCGTCCTCGCTCCCGTCCAAAGCCGCGACGGCCGACACGGCAAAGCGGATGCGTGTCGCCACATCGGCGGCCGCAACCCAGGTCCCGCGGCCGGACGCCAAGGTCGCTGCGCGAATGGCCGCAGCGGTCGCCGCCGCCACGTCGGCCCCATCAATTCCGGCACTCACCGCCGCTGCCACGGCGGACGCCCCGGCCAGAGCCACGCCCGTGTGGTGCGTGATGCGGCTGACGGCCTCGACGCGGTTGACCAGCGCCATCACGTCATCGCTCGGCGTACAAATGCCGACCGGCGCAATGCGCATGGCTGCACCGTTGGTAGTGCCCGAACGCCCCACCTCCTGGAGGTCCGCGCCGCCCAGCAGGTCTGCGATGGCGCGCGAGGTCGACGGCCCGAGCAGGTCCCGGGAACCACGCCTCTGCATGTCCGCTTCCCACGCCACCAGGCGGCGGGCAAACTCATGTGGGTCCGGCGCGCCGTTGGCGTCCACCAGCAGTTGAGCAAGCAGCAGCGCCTGCTCGGTATCGTCCGTAATGCTGCCAGCGGGCAGGCCGCTGGCAATCGGATGGTCGGGCGGTGCCGGCTCGAATCGCTCAATGCGCGGCCCGTAGCGCTCGACGATCATGGCACGGGGCAGGGACTGGGTCGGCATGCCGAGCGCGTCCCCAATCGCCAGCCCATACAGGGCACCCAGGGCGCGATCGCGGCGCGGCACGCTCATACGCCTGCCTCCGCGTATCGCTGGAGGACATCGTCCACACAGACCACCTCTATCAGCGGCTGGTACAAGCGGAGCGCTGCGAGCGCCCGTTCGTGAGCCGCATCGTCCACCCCCGCACAGGCATCCGCCACCACCTGCACGAACACCCCTGCATCCGCGGCAGCGAGCGCGGTGGACAGCACACAGCAATCCGTGCTCACCCCGGCCAGCAGCATACGGCTGCCCGCCGGAATGGCCTGCGCCAGTTCTGGAGTCCACTTGCCAAACGTGGTCGCGTCAATCCGCAGCCCGTCCACACCTGCGAAGGGCTCAATCAACTGGTAGTCGCGGCTGTCCGGCGGCTGCAGCGCAAACGGCCACTGCTCATAGTATGGAATCCACGCGCCCTCCGGCTTGGCAGGCGCCACAAACCGGGTGAAGCAGACCCTGGGCGCGGCAACCGCGATGAGCGACTGAATCGGCGCAATGACCTCCGTGAAGCGAGGTGCGCACCAAGGACTATCGGGATCGCCAAAAATATGCTGCATGTCAACGACAACCAACCAGGGGGACACTGCCGCCCCCGCCTGGCGTTGATGTTGTGCCATCATTCATTCGTCTCCTCACGATTCAAAGGATGCATCAAAAGCCCCCCCGCTCGCTCGTCCCTGCATGCCCTGAATGAAGAAAGGCGCCCTCAGGCTGAACACCTGAGCGCACCCGGAAGCATGGACCAATGACTGCATTAGGGGTTGGGCGCCGTCTCTATTTTGCCCTGTTGGGCCTGATTTCCGTGTTGCGCAGCTTCCTGACGCCGCACCGCGGTACGGCCAAACAGCAGCCACCCGAGGAAGCACAGCAGCAGTGCGAGCACAACCCCGAGGTTGCCATAGGCCCAGACACCCGTCTTCCCGCCCAGCCCAAGCGGGCCCAACAGGTAGCCTTGCCAGCTGAGCCAACTGGCAGACGTATTCACGACCGTTCCCCAGCCGAGGAATGTCCCAAGGACGACCAGGAACGTCGCCAGCCAATTGACGCCGCCATAAATGCCGGAGGGCTTGTAGAGGTCGGCATCACTGTAGGATTTCCGACGAAGTGCGATGTCCGCCAGCATCACACCGCACCAGGCGGCGATGGGCACGCCGATGGAAATCAGGAAGCCCTCAAAGGGACCCAGGAAGTTCTGCGGCGAAAAGAAGACGATGTAAATGGTGCCAACCACCATCAGGACGCCGTCGATGCCGCTCGCCACGTAGCGCGGCACCCGCAGTCCCGCCGACAAAAGCGCCAGTCCGGACGAATAAATGTCCATATCGGCACCCCCGACCAAGCCCAGCACCGCGACAATCACGAACGGAACCAGAAACCAGGTGGGCAGCAGCGCAGCGAGCGCCCCAATGGGGTTGGCGGACACAGCCGTGCTGAGGGACTGGCTGGAACCCGCCAACAGCAGCCCAAAAATCAGCAAAACCGCCGGACCCAGCGATGCGGAGAAGGTGGTCCAGCCGACGACCGCACCGGAGGACACCTTGCGCGGCAGGTAGCGGGAGTAGTCAGCGCCCGCGTTCACCCAGCCGAGTCCAAACCCGCTGAACATCAAAATGAGGCCGCCAATCATGTCTTCGATGTTCCCAGGCTTTTGGCTGAGCACACTCGCCCAGTGAATTTTATTCAAGGTCAAAACGATGAAGCCAATTGTCAAAATGCCGGTGATGACCGTAATCACGCCTTGAATTTTCATGAGTACGTCAAATCCCATAATGCCCCCGGCGACAATCAGGGCGACGACCACAATGAGCGCGATGACCTTGACCAAGCTCCCGCTTCCCCAATCCAGCCGCCCAAATACGGTCGCCGTGGCTTCAACGGCCAGTGCCGCAAGGACCGTCTCCCACCCGACACAGAGAATCCAAGACAGGACGGCGGGAAGCTTGTTGCGCACCCCAAACGCAGCGCGGCTGAGCACCATCGTCGGCGCTGCCCCGCGCTTGCCAGCCACCGCAATAAAACCGACCAGAAGAAAGGAAAGAACAATTCCAATCAATCCTGCGATGGTCGCCTGCCAGAAGGAGATGCCAAACCCGAGGACGAACGCCCCATAGCTGAGCCCCAACACGCTGATGTTGCTGGCGAACCAGGGCCAGAACAAGCTGCGCGGTGCGCCCTGCCGCTCGTCTTCACTGATGATGTTAATTCCGTTCAACTCCACGTTGGCCGTAGGAAGCCCCCCTTTCCAGATAATTTTCGCTATCTGACTTTCGCCGCCACTCGACAAAGTCCTTCTCCAACAAGCGGGTGTTCCACGGGACATCCCCAGTTTCTGATGCAGCGCAGCAGAATCCAGTCAGTACCCCGCCTCAGTACTCCGAACGGCGCGCCGGATACCACAGGCCGCGGATGGCCGAGCCCAGCCATGCTGCAGCGGCGCACAGCAAAACCCCGAACAGGATGGTCAACAGCCAGACCACCCAGCCGTCCGTCACACCAAACCCCATCATGCCCGCCAACACGGAAGACGCCTCGCCGACCGAAACCGTCCGCGCCTGCCACAGCAGCGGAAGCACCCAGCCGAGCCCACCGGTCAGCACGGACAGCACGATTTTCGTGCCAGCGCCGCGCCAACCCAGTCCGATGACGCCGCCCACCACCGCCGTCGCCCACCAGGCTCCAACGTGATTCGTGATCCACATCACCGCCACCCCGACCACAACGGCCGCCAGCCCGGCCCACGTACGAGATGAAACCATCGTCATCGCTCTCCTCCGCCAAAGGGTTCACCCGCATCGACGACACCTGCTGCGGCGCCGTGCGGAGACCATCGTCCGTTCCCCCCTGCCCGTGTCACTGCAGGGTCCACGTCACATGCCCAGGTGCACCGGCAGCAACCTGCGCCGACAACATTGGCGCGTACTGGCCATTCCACCACGGCTGAATGAAGTTCTCATACCACGGCGACATGGGGTTTTCACTCTGTCCGCCCGGGTAAATGCCGAGTGCCTCACCGTCCCCCCAGTCCATGATGAACCGCCAGCTTGGACCGGCTGTCGAAAGGAAGCCGTCGCTGGAATCGGCCGCATCGACCGTCCAATTGTCGCCGCCGCTCGGGCGCGGCCCGTAGGCAAGGGACGGAATCTGTGACACTGCCTCGAACGCCCGGTCATGCAGGCTGCCCCATTGCCAGTTGGCAACATTTGTGCCTAGCTTTGTCGAAAGCTGCTGCACCGCCTCGGAGAACGCCTGCTGCATTACGACGGGCGCCGTCCGTTTGGCCCCGCCCGGGGCCGTGAACGTCGAATTCGTCGGGTCGTGCAGGGTCCACGCCTCGAGATCCTCGTCGAGCGCCGCCTGGTTTGGCCCGATGGCCAGCGACGGGTCGCTCGCGACGGGCACCTTGTCCGCCTTCCACCAGGGCCCGAAGGTGTCCTGCAGGTACTGCGTCCAGAACGTCCACCAAATCGAAGCGGCGGTGGAATTGACGTCCATCTGGTCGTTCCACTTGGACAGCGCTGTTTCGGCAGCCTGTTCGGGCAGAGTCAACTTTGCCCCTTGCAGCGAAGACAGGAGTTTCGGCACAATCTCCGTCGCCAGGTAGTCGGTGGTGCTGTTCTGCAGGTGTTCCATGTCCTGCACCGTCAAATTGCTGCCCTGGCTGAGCACTTTGTAAATTTCATCTGCCCGGTACCCGTTGTCAAAGAAGTCCATCGTAGTCCCGATGTAGTACGGGTAACTCGGCCCCACTTCGCGCTGGTTCGCGGAAAACACGATATGGCTGGACGGGTCGTAGGACTGCGGGACATCTTTGTACGCAATGGTGCCAATCACGTCGGACTGCCCGGTGCCTGGCAGCGGCAGCCACGGGTCACCCTGCTTGACGATTGGGTAGTAGCCGGCAGAAATCAAGCCGATGTTGCCTTTGTCATCGGCGTAAACGAAGTTCTGCGATGGCGCGTGCCAATTCTTCAGCGCCGACTTGAACTGTGCAAAGTTACTGGCATGCACCACGTTCAAGAGCACGTCGAGGTCTGGACTGGGTAGGGCGCCCATCCAGTCCACCGCGAGCGTTTGGCCTTCCTGGGTCATGATGGGACCGTGTACAGTCAACTGAACGGTGAGGGGAACGGATGGACAACCCTTCACAGGGATGTCGTACTGAACCGACTTCATGGGGCGCCAGGCCCCGTTCCAGAAGTATTGATTCGGATGCGCCTTGTCGGTTTTTTCCTGATAAAACAGCGTCGCCTGGTTTTGCACGTTGGTTTCGCTCCAGCTGATGTGCTGGTTGTGACCAATCAAAATGATGGGCACACCGGGAATGCTGACTCCGCTGAAGTGTGTGTCCGGAGTGTCGCCCGCGACCTGGTACCAAATGGCAGGCAACGTCTGCTGCAGGTGAGGGTCCCCCGCCATCAGCGGCTTGCCGCTCGCCGTCTTCGTTCCGTCCACAGCCCAGTTGTTACTGTTGGAGCCTTGATGAATCGCGTCAGCAGGCAAGCTGCGCAGCCGCTGCTGCAAGCTCAGCACGGACTGGAGTTCTGCGTCGGAAACGGTTTGCAGGGATTCCATCGGTGCGGCACCGTCGCTCGTGTAAGGCCCCGGATCGTACGGGTGCTGTGCATCGGCCGGCAGCACGGGGAAAAACTGCATCGTTTGCCGGTACCCCAGCGACTTGACCAGCAGCGCGTAGTCCAGCGGCGACGTGCTGAAGTCCAGCGACTGTGTCATATCTCCCTGAATCACCAGTGAATCTACGGGCGTCCAGGTCTTCGGCTGGTAGCCTAACAGTTTAAAGAGGGCAGGCAGATTGCCGCTCTTTTCATCCTGCGCAATGCAGTCATTGACGCCTGCCGAGTACGCGAGCAGTGCGGCACGAGCGGGGTCGTTCGGCTTCATTTGCTGCCATTCCTGCTCCGCCGTGCGCTCCAGCCCCAGTTGCAGTTCGAATTCATCGCTGGAGAGGGCCTTTTTGCCGACCACCTGCGACAGCAGCCCCTCTCCTTGGCGCCGCATGAGGTCCATTTGATCTAAACGAAAGTGGGCGTGCAGATACCCCATCGCCAGGTACAGGTCGTGATCGTTTTTGGCCTCGATATGGGCCACGCCATTGCTTTCGAAAATCACCTGCACCGGCTGTTGCAGCCCGTCGATGTGGAGCGTCTGCGTGGTCGGGCGCTGCGCGTCCGAGGCCATCTGCCACACCCCGGTTCCTGGGTTAAACCCAGGACCAATGGGCGGCAGCGGTCCTGCCCCCTTCGCCCCAGCGTAGACCAGGGCCGCCGTGACAACCGCTGCAGCCAGCAGGTTGACCCCTTTCCAAGCGGGACTTCTCTTTTTCATCTGCGGTTTCCCCCGTCTCGTGTGCATGACCGAACGAATGGTCGGTCGTTTACTGTGGATTGTAGCACATGCGGCAGGTTACGGGAGCGTTTTCATCGCGTGGTGTGCGATTTGTGATAGAAT
Above is a genomic segment from Alicyclobacillus cycloheptanicus containing:
- a CDS encoding PfkB family carbohydrate kinase, translating into MSLTAPRLVHVGNVVIDLVLNIPQLPQTGGDVLATGSLMSAGGGFNVMAAAVRQGLPAVYGGVLGTGPFADLAKQALAAEGIPAVSPPEPGRDTGFVVCMVDAAGERTFVTTPGAEATLRPRHLAALAVRPGDWVYVSGYSLLYPSNCAAIGGWIPTLPAAVQVVFDPGPLVQEMPAQALESVLHRADWVTCSAREAGLLTGVRQPEAAAALLAARTTRGNIIVRDGANGCVVVAAGGPPNRIDGFAVHAVDTNGAGDAHTGAFLAALVCGKTPTEAAVWANASAALAVTRRGPATGPSAKDVEKMVGGILKLDKRLNRLDE
- a CDS encoding ADP-ribosylglycohydrolase family protein gives rise to the protein MSVPRRDRALGALYGLAIGDALGMPTQSLPRAMIVERYGPRIERFEPAPPDHPIASGLPAGSITDDTEQALLLAQLLVDANGAPDPHEFARRLVAWEADMQRRGSRDLLGPSTSRAIADLLGGADLQEVGRSGTTNGAAMRIAPVGICTPSDDVMALVNRVEAVSRITHHTGVALAGASAVAAAVSAGIDGADVAAATAAAIRAATLASGRGTWVAAADVATRIRFAVSAVAALDGSEDAAALIESLIGTSLATQESVPAAFAVLAVHPDDPWQACRLAASVGGDCDTIAAMAGAVAGACLGYRAFPAEARRIVTEVNHLRLEPLVDALLALRGAFDAEAAADADRRGAP
- a CDS encoding cysteine hydrolase family protein, producing MAQHQRQAGAAVSPWLVVVDMQHIFGDPDSPWCAPRFTEVIAPIQSLIAVAAPRVCFTRFVAPAKPEGAWIPYYEQWPFALQPPDSRDYQLIEPFAGVDGLRIDATTFGKWTPELAQAIPAGSRMLLAGVSTDCCVLSTALAAADAGVFVQVVADACAGVDDAAHERALAALRLYQPLIEVVCVDDVLQRYAEAGV
- a CDS encoding purine-cytosine permease family protein, with the protein product MELNGINIISEDERQGAPRSLFWPWFASNISVLGLSYGAFVLGFGISFWQATIAGLIGIVLSFLLVGFIAVAGKRGAAPTMVLSRAAFGVRNKLPAVLSWILCVGWETVLAALAVEATATVFGRLDWGSGSLVKVIALIVVVALIVAGGIMGFDVLMKIQGVITVITGILTIGFIVLTLNKIHWASVLSQKPGNIEDMIGGLILMFSGFGLGWVNAGADYSRYLPRKVSSGAVVGWTTFSASLGPAVLLIFGLLLAGSSQSLSTAVSANPIGALAALLPTWFLVPFVIVAVLGLVGGADMDIYSSGLALLSAGLRVPRYVASGIDGVLMVVGTIYIVFFSPQNFLGPFEGFLISIGVPIAAWCGVMLADIALRRKSYSDADLYKPSGIYGGVNWLATFLVVLGTFLGWGTVVNTSASWLSWQGYLLGPLGLGGKTGVWAYGNLGVVLALLLCFLGWLLFGRTAVRRQEAAQHGNQAQQGKIETAPNP
- a CDS encoding penicillin acylase family protein, which gives rise to MKKRSPAWKGVNLLAAAVVTAALVYAGAKGAGPLPPIGPGFNPGTGVWQMASDAQRPTTQTLHIDGLQQPVQVIFESNGVAHIEAKNDHDLYLAMGYLHAHFRLDQMDLMRRQGEGLLSQVVGKKALSSDEFELQLGLERTAEQEWQQMKPNDPARAALLAYSAGVNDCIAQDEKSGNLPALFKLLGYQPKTWTPVDSLVIQGDMTQSLDFSTSPLDYALLVKSLGYRQTMQFFPVLPADAQHPYDPGPYTSDGAAPMESLQTVSDAELQSVLSLQQRLRSLPADAIHQGSNSNNWAVDGTKTASGKPLMAGDPHLQQTLPAIWYQVAGDTPDTHFSGVSIPGVPIILIGHNQHISWSETNVQNQATLFYQEKTDKAHPNQYFWNGAWRPMKSVQYDIPVKGCPSVPLTVQLTVHGPIMTQEGQTLAVDWMGALPSPDLDVLLNVVHASNFAQFKSALKNWHAPSQNFVYADDKGNIGLISAGYYPIVKQGDPWLPLPGTGQSDVIGTIAYKDVPQSYDPSSHIVFSANQREVGPSYPYYIGTTMDFFDNGYRADEIYKVLSQGSNLTVQDMEHLQNSTTDYLATEIVPKLLSSLQGAKLTLPEQAAETALSKWNDQMDVNSTAASIWWTFWTQYLQDTFGPWWKADKVPVASDPSLAIGPNQAALDEDLEAWTLHDPTNSTFTAPGGAKRTAPVVMQQAFSEAVQQLSTKLGTNVANWQWGSLHDRAFEAVSQIPSLAYGPRPSGGDNWTVDAADSSDGFLSTAGPSWRFIMDWGDGEALGIYPGGQSENPMSPWYENFIQPWWNGQYAPMLSAQVAAGAPGHVTWTLQ